CGAACCACCGCGCGTCGACCTCGGAGGTGTCTATCCTCTGTGTCCCGATGAGCTTGTCCTTTATAGGCTCTATCGTGTTATAGGGCAGGCACATCGTGAAATTGCCCGTATTGGACTCGATCTCCATCCTGAAGACCGAGAGTATGACGTGCTCGGAGGCGCCCACTATATTCACAAACTGCGGGTTCATCTCCGATCTCACGTACTTGAAATCCACGGGATGGACCGCCTTCCAGACCGAGGTCATCTCGTGGAATATGATGTCCACGACTTTTTTAACGACCGCCTGCTCGACATTCGTGAAATCCCGGCCCTCTATCCTCGTGTGAAACCTGCCGTCCCCGCCGAAGTAGCTGTCCACTATGAGGAACACCAGGCTCGGATCAATGGCGAGGACCCCCTGCCCCCTGAACGGAACGAACTGGAAGACATTGAGGCTCGAGGGGACCTGGAGGTTACGGAGGAAGTCCTCGTATTTGGCGGTCCTCATGGCCTCGGGGTTTACGTCTACAGACTTCCTCATGAGGTTGAAGACCGAGCTCCTCAATGACCTGCTGAACTTCTCGTTTATCATCTCCAAGGTGGGGAGCTTGCCCCTGACCACCTTCTCCTGGTTGGCGAAATCGTACGGCCTGACCTCGCCGTTATCGGAGCCTTCTTGCTTTTCCTGCTCGGTTTGTATATCGCCGTTCGAGAGCCCCCTTAAGAGGGCGTCTACCTCGACTTGTGTGAGTATCTGCTCTGCCATCCCGGTGTCCCCTACTGGATTACGAACTCGGTGAAATAGGCGGTATTCACCTTGCTTTGGGTCAGGTACTGGTTTACCCTCGCCACTATCTCGTCGCGCATCCTGTATTTGCCCTCGACGGTGCCTATGTCCGAGTAGCTCTTGCTGCTCAAGAGTATGATGAGGGAGTCCCGTATCTGGGTCGACTGGTTGCTGAGTTCGTTGAGCATCGCGCCCGGCGGAAGCTCTAGATTTACCGTGAGCTTAAGGTATCTCGTGCCCGAGTTGTCCTGCAGGTTTACGATGAAAGGCTCCAGGGCGAATATCGTACCCTTGGCCGGTTCAGGCGCCTGGGTCTCGACAGCATGTTTTGCGCTGTCTTCCCCTCCCTTCGAGCCTGAGAGGACCAGGTACGCCCCGGCCACGCCCGCAAGGAGCACCACCGCGACTATGCCAATGACGAGGCCGTTCCCCTTTTTTTTGGGAGCTGCCTCTTCTTTCTTGTCGACTTCCGCCGCCATACTTGCCTCCTTCAGTTCCAGCGCCCGGATCGGGCCATGGCATATAGGTGAATGCCAGGGTTGTTTTGCAATACCTGTGCCAGAGCCAGGCCGGTGCCTTAAAAGAAGCAAGTATGCAGAATACCTCAGGAAAAAGCTGGCTCCAGTGGAGGGGATGGAGGCACGGCAGAAGACAAGGTCAAACGGTTGTATGGAAGAGCGTCATAAAAATGACTGGGTGCGGTCGTGGAATGGAATAAAAAAAAAAGGGGGCGGCGGCCTGAGCCGCCGCCCCGTCTTCAAGGCCAGGCCTAACGCTTGAGGTTTACGAGTTCCATAAGGAGCTCATCGGTCGTCGTTATTATCTTGGAGTTAGCCTGGAAGCCGCGCTGGGCGGTTATCATGTTCACGAACTCCCTTGCGAGGTCGACGTTGGATAGCTCAAGGGTCTCGGATTGGACAAGCCCCATCCCCGAGGTTCCGGGCGTGCCAATAAGGGGCTGGCCCGAGTCGAAGGTCTCGGAGTACAGGTTCATACCGGCGCTCGAAAGGGACGTGGGGCTCGGGAAATCGGCGAGGAGCACCTGAGCGAGGTTAAGGGCCCTGCCGTTCGTGAATATGCCCTGTATGATGCCGTCCTGGTTTATGGCTATCCTCTGGAGCGTGCCCGAGGAATAGCCGTCCTGGATGAGCCTGGATACTCCTGATGCGGTAGCGTACTGGGTGGTCCCGTTCGTGCCGGTCCCGCCCTCGGTTATGCTGGCGCCGAAATCGAACCCGATGGTCTGTCCGCTGCCTGCCCCTCCGGTGAAGTCGAACCCGGTCGCGGGCGTGCCCCCGGGATTGCTGACTGAGTAATGGGTATAATCAATGGGGTCCTCGGAGTGCAACGCGCCGCTCGAATCGAAGGTGACCCTGCCCTGGGCCTGGATCTCGGTCTCGCCGGTCAGAGACTCGCTCCCGTCTACCACCGCAAACCACTCCCAGGTGTTGCCGGTGCTCCCGAGCGACTCCTTCCTGAAAAACATGGTAACGGTATGGTCGTTGCCGAGGGAATCGTAGACCGTGAGCGGAACGGAAAAGTTGGAGGTGTTCCCGGCGTTCGCGAGGTCGAAGGCCCCGCCAGCCTGGTCGGAGGTATAGCTCGACCCGTCGGCTGCAAGAGGCGCACCGGGGTTGGAAGTAAATCCGAGGAGCGAGGCCGCGCTCGATGAGACCATGTCGAAATCGAGGGTGCCGGTATTGCCCGCGTCGTTAGCTATGCTGAACATGCCGGTCTGGTCGTCGTAGGAGACGGTATAGGTGTTGCCGCTAGCAGCGCCCTGGAGGACGGCCCTTATCGCGGCGTTTACCTGGTCTGCAGTCGCGGCAGTGCCGGATATCAGGCCGCCGTCGGTAACAAGGCTCCGTGTATAGGCGGTGCCTCCTATGTCGAAGGTGATCTCGTCGTTTACGCCGGTAGTGAATACGAAGCCGGTTATCGGCGCGTTCGAGTCGAGGTTCGCGTTTAGGAGCGCGCTCGTAGTAGCGCTCGGGGTTATTACCCTGGTCGCAAGCTGTATGTCCGATATCGCGTTCTGGAATGTGCCGGCGGCGTCGGCCATGTAGCCCTGGAGGCGCATGCCCTCGGGGTTCACGATGAAGCCCTCCTTGTCGGTAGAGAACTGGCCTGCCCTGGTGTAGTATCTTGTATCCAGCACGGGGTCGTTCACCATGTAGAACCCGTTGCCGCTTATGGCGAGGTCGAGCGCGTTCCCGGTGCTCTCGAATGCGCCCTGGGTAAAGACCTTCTGGATGCTGCTCATGACGACTCCGAGGCCTATCTGGTTGGTGCCGCCGCCCCCGGAGAGGGTCTGGCTGAGTACGTCGCCGAACGTAACCCTGCTTCCTTTGAAGCCCACCGTGTTCACGTTAGAGATGTTGTTGCCGATTACGGAGAGGTTCGACATGTTCGCGTTAAGGCCGC
Above is a window of Deltaproteobacteria bacterium DNA encoding:
- a CDS encoding flagellar hook protein FlgE; translated protein: MQSALYTGISGLNANMSNLSVIGNNISNVNTVGFKGSRVTFGDVLSQTLSGGGGTNQIGLGVVMSSIQKVFTQGAFESTGNALDLAISGNGFYMVNDPVLDTRYYTRAGQFSTDKEGFIVNPEGMRLQGYMADAAGTFQNAISDIQLATRVITPSATTSALLNANLDSNAPITGFVFTTGVNDEITFDIGGTAYTRSLVTDGGLISGTAATADQVNAAIRAVLQGAASGNTYTVSYDDQTGMFSIANDAGNTGTLDFDMVSSSAASLLGFTSNPGAPLAADGSSYTSDQAGGAFDLANAGNTSNFSVPLTVYDSLGNDHTVTMFFRKESLGSTGNTWEWFAVVDGSESLTGETEIQAQGRVTFDSSGALHSEDPIDYTHYSVSNPGGTPATGFDFTGGAGSGQTIGFDFGASITEGGTGTNGTTQYATASGVSRLIQDGYSSGTLQRIAINQDGIIQGIFTNGRALNLAQVLLADFPSPTSLSSAGMNLYSETFDSGQPLIGTPGTSGMGLVQSETLELSNVDLAREFVNMITAQRGFQANSKIITTTDELLMELVNLKR
- a CDS encoding flagellar basal body-associated FliL family protein codes for the protein MAAEVDKKEEAAPKKKGNGLVIGIVAVVLLAGVAGAYLVLSGSKGGEDSAKHAVETQAPEPAKGTIFALEPFIVNLQDNSGTRYLKLTVNLELPPGAMLNELSNQSTQIRDSLIILLSSKSYSDIGTVEGKYRMRDEIVARVNQYLTQSKVNTAYFTEFVIQ
- the fliM gene encoding flagellar motor switch protein FliM — translated: MAEQILTQVEVDALLRGLSNGDIQTEQEKQEGSDNGEVRPYDFANQEKVVRGKLPTLEMINEKFSRSLRSSVFNLMRKSVDVNPEAMRTAKYEDFLRNLQVPSSLNVFQFVPFRGQGVLAIDPSLVFLIVDSYFGGDGRFHTRIEGRDFTNVEQAVVKKVVDIIFHEMTSVWKAVHPVDFKYVRSEMNPQFVNIVGASEHVILSVFRMEIESNTGNFTMCLPYNTIEPIKDKLIGTQRIDTSEVDARWFDNLREQFGYVPLTVSGEMGQAEISLSDLLSLRAGDVIQLNRKVKDLLEVEVEGMTKLLARPGVMDNNYALKVVDVAKGERG